The Primulina huaijiensis isolate GDHJ02 chromosome 10, ASM1229523v2, whole genome shotgun sequence region TTTAGATTCTAGTTATCTCTATTTTTCTCATTATCAAGCAATTTGGAAAGCGCCTATTCCATCCAATGTGCAAGTATTCTCGTGGATTGCAGTGCTTGGGAAATTATAATCGTTTGAGATGTTGCAAAAATGTTTCCTTGTTTTCTTTGTCCAAATTGGTGTGTGTTATGTCGTCAAGAGGTGGAGGCTCGCGACCATTTGATCATCCATTGTCTTTTTTCACGATGTCTTTGGTTTAAAGCATTGGCCGAgtttggcttgatttgggtatCTCCGAGATCAACTTGGATCTATTCACGGCGGATCTCGGTCGTGATTTGGGGAGGAGGGGTATAATTTTTGGGTATATGGTGGTTCATTGTTTGAGTTGGTCTATGTGGATTGAGAGGAATACGAGGATATTTGAAGTTCATGAAGAACCGATTGAGGAATGTTGGGACAAGATTACATTCAGGGTTTCATGCTGGAGTTCAAGGAATGTAGAGTTCAAATCGTTCTCGTTCTCGTTCTCAGATTTGTGTAGGAATTGGGGTCTGGtattatgttaatttattttgactATGGATCTCACTTCTTTTGGTTTGGAACTCTGGTTCGCTTattgtaattaatttattaatcaatataatattatttcttatcataaaaataatattgaccattttattatattattttgatgagaatgactaaaattgatcGTGAGAACATATTACATGCCTATAATTGATTCAATTAAAGATAGCTAAAAATTTGACACCCCAATACATACATTTTACCTGTTTTGTATTTAACTTTTCCTTTAGTTTATCCCATATTAGTTAACTTGCAAGCACATCAATCTTTTTTGGAGTTTATCCATCCGTTTGCATTTAGATTCAAACCAGTGAAATTTGTCTTAGTaacattcttcttcttcttcttcatatctGTTGTTCCTTTTCTCATCTGGCATTCTTTTGAAATAGACTATCCTCTGGAATCTACGCGACAAGTTCAAAACCATTCATATCGATAAACATTAATTTCTGCAACCTGTCTTCTTGAAATTATCATTCATTGGTTGTACTttattctttttccttttttttatgtattgagAATAGTTAATTCATCTGCATTTAGGTCTCCGAGCGGCTGTTTTCTGATTCTGGACAGCGACGAAGCATGAGACTTGCTGGAGAATCTGTGATCAACACAAGCTCATGTTTGTCAGTCTCCGGCAATGGAACAACCCACTCTTCTAAATTTCTTGGAGGTTCTAGGTTAACCTCTGTGGCATCACGTTCTTTGACATACCGAAAGGGGCAATCTTGGACAAATGATAATGCAGATGAAGGTGATTGAagatgatgatttttttttggttaaatgATTTTTTGTAGTGAATTTGTTTAGGATAAGACATCGGTTAATTTGTACCTATAGTATCACTAAATGACTCTTAGAGTTTTTCCATTCAACTCCATGGAACAATTAGGCTGTTGCATTATGAGATGGGTTGACGGTTACTTAGATTAGCtattcttgagttaatcatGCTACACTCGACTTGTAttccttttattttatatgtggTATTAGTAAAATTAAATTGATCGCTGAAAAGTTTCAATTGAGATTTAAAACCTGGGCAACTTTGTAAAAGATATCACTTAAGTTTCAGCTAAGAAACAAAGTTAGACTGCTAGTGGCGAGGATGGGCCCtgaactaaatttttttttgcaatatGTTAACAGTTCTTTTTGTGGATGATATATAGGCTACTGGTGCATGTAGCTTTTACTGTGTTATAAGCATGGTTGTAATAGAAAATTGTGTGATTCAGATTATTGCTTTTCGATGTTATGCTAGAGACTTCATGGTGTTTGTGACCTTTTAATTTGATGAAATTACGACGATATTGGTTGAAGGATCTCTATAATATATACGCTGCTGGTGCATATAGCTTTACTGTGTTATAAGCATGGTTATAATAGAAAATTATGCGATTCAGATGATTGCTTTTTGATGTTATGCTAGAAACTTCATGGTGTTTGTGACATTTTGATTTGATGAAATTAAACTTATATTGGTTGAAAGATCTCTATTAATCAGGGGATTAATAGACCTCCTTTGTTATCACTTGACTAACAAAAGAATCTTCCTTTCTTAGGGAATCATCATGAAGTGCATGATGATTCTAGATCAAGTATCCCAGCTTCAAATTCATCCCCATCTGTTGATAATAGATTACTTGAACAAGAAGGGTTATCAAGGTCATCAGGTGCTGCTGTTTTGAACAGTGCAAGATACAGTGATGGTGCTTCTGAAATATTGGCCATTTTAAGGCTTCTTGGGGATGGCTTCAGACTTTCCTGTCTCTCCCGATGCAAGGTATTGGATGAATTTCTTGGAAAACTGgtttaacaattattttataaCCATATAAGTAGCATGCTTGTGCCGGACCAGGATGCACTCGATGTCTATATCAAACTTCCACAAAAGCATTATAATACAGGATGGGTACTTTCTCAGGTAATCACTTTTCTTCACTTTATGTTGTGCTCAATATTTTTATGGTGACAGTACAAGCAATGTCTTTGTATCTGTCCCTAGTGTTATGCTTGTGCTAATGGAGCTTTAGATTGGGTTGTTTATAGGTTTTTCGGATAATCTGGCCTATTTATCGATCTTACTCAATTACAGGTTGGAAAAGCATACTTTGAAATGGTTGATTATCTTGAAGCTGATAGAGCCTTCAGTCTCGCACGTATTGCCTCCCCTTACAGTTTGGAGGGGATGGATATTTATTCTACAGTTTTATATGTAagcttttataaatttttaagattTCATTAATTGACTTTAATGTCTCAGTACGACCATTCTCATGCAGTTTATGAGAAAAAAGCTACCCGTCTAAAGTTGAGGTCTTTCTCATCTAATATTGTACTAACGTTTTATTATGACTTTTGTGCATTCCCTTTATATCCCTTTTGTTAAAATGTTTCCCTGATGCAATCCTATTGATAACCTTAATACACCATGGGCTGTTAGGTCTAGAGACTATCTTTATTTTTGTGTCTGTAATTTTAATCTTCAGGTTGAGAAATAAGCATCATTTCTTTTTTCCTTAGTTGAACCTTAAACAGTTAAAACCCCCAGTTTAAAgatgaaatatttttctcaaatgtTAATACCCACACGATTAAATGATACTGTAATTTCTTGTGAAATATGAAATTGTATCTTATTTGCAATACCTCTGCTCTGAAGAACTTCGATAAGTTTTGCCGTGATAACTATGTTGAACTTTGTGATTATTATTTTCCAGTGTGTTGATGGTGTTGAATGTTAAGATGGCTGTTCTAATTTGATGTTTTGGCTCCAATCCACGAGTTTTATATGTTACTGAATCAATTTACCTCTATATTTTAGCATTTAAAGGAAGATATGAAGTTGAGTTACCTGGCTCAGGAGCTCGTAGCAACTGATCGTTTGGCTCCTCAATCTTGGTATCCCATCTAAACTAGCTATGTTTAGCTCCGAACTTTACTTTGTAGATGCTTCACTTTTATGTGGCTTATTCTATGAGTATTATACGTATTTTAGGCTCATCTATAAGCGCTGCAGATGCATTAGCTGTTACTTTTGCTTCTTGCTGACACGATGCataattttattgactttttTCTTTAAGATATGTCCTGATCTTAGGAAATATGATATGGTAGGTGTGCTATGGGGAATTGCTATAGCTTACAGAAAGACCATGAAACCGCTCTTAAAAATTTCCAGCGATCAGTGCAGTTAAATTCAAGATTTGCTTATGCCCACACCCTCTGCGGCCACGAGTATGGTTCACAATTTGTATTTCCTGTTTCCGATGTAATTTCCTTCTGAAGGttattttaatcattaaatCTGTGTATCTTAACAGATATGTGTCCTTGGAGGATTTTGAAAATGGTATTAAGAGCTATCAGAGTGCCCTTCTGGTAGATTCCAGGCACTATAATGCCTGGTATGGTCTTGGAATGATCTATCTTCGACAAGAGAAGTTTGAGTTTTCAGAGCATCACTTCCGGATGGCTTTCCGAATCAATCCGCTTTCCTCTGTAATAATGTCGTATCTTGGGACTGCTTTGCATGCTCTGAAGGTGAAAGCAAAGTAATAGAGTGGAATTCATGTTGATATTAGTTCTGTTTCATCATTAACAATAAACTCATCCCTCTATCTCAACAGAAAAATAACGAAGCACTGGAAATGATGGAAAGAGCTATTTTAGCTGATAAGAAGAACCCTCTCCCACTTTATCAGAAGGCTAACATATTAGTCAGCATGGAAAATCTTGATGGGGCTTTAGCAGTTCTCGAGGAGCTCAAAGAGTATGCTCCATGCGAGAGCAGTGTTTATGCATTAATGGGCAGGATATACAAAAGAAGAAATATGCATGACAAAGCCATGCTTCATTTTGGACTAGCATTGGATTTGAAACCTTCTGCAACTGATGTTGCTGCCATTAAGGTAACAAATTTCCTTATTAAGAATGACAATGTTGCCGAGGGTATTGCAATAACTTTGTTGCTACTAGCATGATAAATATCGTTAAGATACATTGATTTTATACAGTAAGTCCTAACAATGGAAGATCCTTTTGCACTAACTTTGGGACTATTGAAGTGACTCAGTTCACAAAATAAATCTTCTGCTACACCTTTAACAGTAGAACTGCATGATTCTTTTATTTGTGGTAGAACATAGTATTCCTCGACTTGATTTTGgctgttttgttttaaaattgagTCATGgtgtatatttatttgttttacgAAATGTAGCTGACCTAGCACTAAACATATCAGAAGATTTGAAAGTCCTGACCCAATCCAATACCTGATAATTCTAGTATGTAATGTCCATTTCACTCTGTAACGTCTCAGGCTGCCATTGAAAAGCTACATGTACCAGACGAGTTGGAGGATgtcttatgaaatatatttacaGAGTTAAAGACAATTGTGAATGGCACATGCTAATCAACTTGTGTATTGATCTGCTCGTGCTTTCGGCTGGATGCTCAACAAGCACTACAATGCTAGCACATATTCTGTTGAGGATTTCTTGCAATTGGCAGGTCCTGTGATGCCGAGAGAAACACCTTTATATTTTGCAGGAGCGAGTATGCCTATTACCTCAACATGCGTAATTCCTCCATGTATCCATATTCTCCCAAATGAATCTCATTCACTAAGAGATGTTTTCTTGGCTAGATGTAATTATGTATTTAAGCTGAATTTCAATTATATTATCACATTTAGTTTAATTAGCTAAAAAGACGTGTGTTACACGTGAAAGTAGGTTGTTTTGACAAAAATTAACTATCTAAATGAATTAATGTAAtgtctattttttatttgtttgtttagACGATAATGGCATATAATTTTACATGtgcattaataaattaatttttttttataaatcatacAGAAACTACATGTTTTCAAACATATATTTGTTTGAAGTCTTCTTTCATCTATCCTACTATctca contains the following coding sequences:
- the LOC140986177 gene encoding cell division cycle protein 27 homolog B-like yields the protein MEAIVAECVRDNLRNFMHRNAIFMCERLCAEFPSETNLQLLATCYLQNNQAHCSYQILKGAHMAQCRYLFALSCFQMDLLSEAEAALSPIESSTEVPNGAAGHYLLGLIYRYTDRRQSAIHHFNQALALDPLLWTAYEELCILGAAEEATKVFDEGASLCLQKQYLHIELTSQNMRASSEDHDIASSRILESADDSTRQLHAQGNSLRDISRNNHGAASSQPLNCGSAGLPFYNTPPMATQSQLSGVAPPPLLRNVQPNGPNMRAFVADNSPRQTVNSTIPGPRRKFVDEGKLRKVSERLFSDSGQRRSMRLAGESVINTSSCLSVSGNGTTHSSKFLGGSRLTSVASRSLTYRKGQSWTNDNADEGNHHEVHDDSRSSIPASNSSPSVDNRLLEQEGLSRSSGAAVLNSARYSDGASEILAILRLLGDGFRLSCLSRCKDALDVYIKLPQKHYNTGWVLSQVGKAYFEMVDYLEADRAFSLARIASPYSLEGMDIYSTVLYHLKEDMKLSYLAQELVATDRLAPQSWCAMGNCYSLQKDHETALKNFQRSVQLNSRFAYAHTLCGHEYVSLEDFENGIKSYQSALLVDSRHYNAWYGLGMIYLRQEKFEFSEHHFRMAFRINPLSSVIMSYLGTALHALKKNNEALEMMERAILADKKNPLPLYQKANILVSMENLDGALAVLEELKEYAPCESSVYALMGRIYKRRNMHDKAMLHFGLALDLKPSATDVAAIKAAIEKLHVPDELEDVL